Proteins encoded within one genomic window of Brassica rapa cultivar Chiifu-401-42 chromosome A09, CAAS_Brap_v3.01, whole genome shotgun sequence:
- the LOC103837485 gene encoding U-box domain-containing protein 52: protein MDTSSSEMEQSEVSTGRGMEIVQRGDEGKKRINRNESFGASFPMGVEAYNAMSWTSRWRDHEDRREAVSSSSSNSHEIANMDWRAVAPESENSSLVSQEASNTSEGLLSVNSVTDNQANLSFEIERLRAELKHVEEMHAMTQNETVDTSKKVLTKIFQLHRP from the exons ATGGATACGAGTTCTAGCGAGATGGAGCAGTCGGAAGTATCTACAGGGAGAGGGATGGAGATTGTACAGAGAGGTGATGAAGGGAAGAAGAGAATCAATAGGAATGAGAGCTTTGGTGCATCGTTTCCAATGGGAGTGGAGGCGTACAACGCGATGAGCTGGACTTCTAGATGGAGAGATCATGAGGACAGGAGAGAGGCCGTGAGCTCGTCTTCAAGCAACAGCCACGAGATAGCAAACATGGATTGGAGAGCAGTGGCTCCTGAGAGTGAGAACTCTTCTTTGGTTTCTCAGGAAGCTTCTAACACGTCTGAAGGACTCCTCAGTGTCAACTCCGTCACCGATAATCAG GCGAATCTGAGCTTTGAGATAGAGAGGCTAAGAGCCGAACTGAAACATGTTGAGGAGATGCATGCCATGACTCAAAACGAGACCGTCGATACCTCGAAAAAGGTTTTAACAAAGATTTTTCAACTGCATAGACCGTGA
- the LOC117128027 gene encoding U-box domain-containing protein 52-like codes for MKVAEKVKESMMHEALHRREAEIKGERDAKEKDKLQASLVSPGIQYQHYSWEELAAATSDFSEDLKIGIGAYGTVYKCNLHHTTGAVKVLHAGETQLSKQFDQELEILSKIRHPHLVLLLGACPERGCLVYEYMDNGSLDDRLMLVNNTSPIPWFERFRIALEVASALVFLHKCKPRPIIHRDLKPGNILLDHNFVSKLGDVGLSTMVNQDDADSKMTVLKKTSPVGTLCYIDPEYQRTGLISPKSDVYSLGVVILQLITAKPAIAITHIVEEAIGDDAEFMGLLDVKAGAWPVSETRELAALGLRCTEMRRRDRPDLKDEIIPALERLRKVVDKYQNSLSRTPSGPPSHLICPLLKV; via the exons ATGAAGGTGGCAGAGAAGGTTAAAGAAAGCATGATGCATGAGGCTTTACACAGAAGAGAAGCAGAGATCAAAGGAGAACGTGATGCTAAAGAGAAAGATAAGCTCCAGGCTTCTCTCGTCTCTCCAGGGATCCAATACCAACATTACTCCTGGGAGGAACTCGCAGCTGCCACTTCTGACTTCTCTGAAGATCTCAAGATTGGTATTGGAGCCTATGGAACCGTCTACAAATGCAATCTGCATCACACCACCGGTGCTGTCAAGGTTCTTCACGCTGGAGAAACTCAGCTCTCTAAACAGTTTGATCAAGAG CTTGAGATCTTGAGCAAGATCCGTCACCCTCACCTCGTCCTTCTACTTGGGGCATGCCCTGAACGAGGCTGCCTCGTCTATGAGTACATGGACAATGGAAGCTTAGATGACCGTTTGATGCTAGTCAACAACACATCTCCTATCCCTTGGTTCGAGCGTTTCAGGATTGCTTTAGAAGTAGCTTCAGCGCTTGTCTTCCTCCACAAATGCAAGCCTAGACCCATCATTCACCGCGACCTTAAACCAGGAAACATCTTGCTTGACCACAACTTCGTCAGCAAACTAGGTGATGTTGGTCTCTCCACAATGGTTAACCAAGACGACGCTGATTCTAAAATGACGGTCTTGAAGAAAACAAGCCCAGTGGGAACTCTCTGTTACATTGACCCTGAGTACCAGAGAACCGGGCTCATCTCACCAAAATCAGATGTGTATTCTCTAGGTGTTGTGATTCTTCAGCTGATTACCGCGAAACCCGCGATAGCCATTACACATATTGTGGAAGAAGCTATTGGTGATGATGCTGAGTTTATGGGACTGTTGGATGTTAAAGCTGGAGCTTGGCCTGTTAGTGAGACTCGTGAGTTAGCTGCTTTGGGACTGCGTTGTACGGAGATGAGACGCAGAGACAGACCCGACCTTAAAGATGAGATCATCCCGGCTTTGGAACGGCTTAGGAAAGTCGTCGATAAATATCAAAACTCGCTCTCTAGAACTCCGTCTGGTCCTCCATCTCACTTAATTTGCCCACTTCTCAAGGTCTGA